A genomic window from Pygocentrus nattereri isolate fPygNat1 chromosome 22, fPygNat1.pri, whole genome shotgun sequence includes:
- the adra1d gene encoding alpha-1D adrenergic receptor has product MPFFKLVNESKDVLSSSEVEAFNETLDVEPFLKNRTTRRTNVTCTIVLLEPQVVAVGVFLAIFISVAIVGNILVILSVLCNRHLRTVTNFFIVNLAIADLLLGVVVLPFSASLEVLGCWVFGRAFCNIWAAVDVLCCTASILSLCIISVDRYVGVKYCLRYPTIMTERKAGVILVVIWVASAVISIGPLLGWKEPPPADESVCSITEEPGYALFSSLFSFYLPLSVILVMYFRVYVVARRTSRSLEAGVKRERGTSTDVVLRIHCRSLPEEALEQSRSRGRGQPFRSSLSVRLMKFSREKKAAKTLAIVVGMFVLCWLPFFFVLPLGSFFPSLKPSDMVFKVIFWLGYFNSCINPVIYPCSSKEFQRAFTRLLRCQCHQRRRALRRFYDQRWRTAIKGPARDSREEYQVGLPLHESCGRSSVFSCRSKGRSLGLKSWSFFPPLQKSSFHLKEKMNNLSNKIKSGAGKSSTPALGRTEIDTVAMGIYSECGEPAGYQIYDLPECYGLKETDI; this is encoded by the exons atgccattttttaaGTTGGTGAACGAGAGTAAGGATGTCTTGTCCTCCAGTGAAGTTGAAGCCTTCAATGAGACTTTGGATGTGGAGCCTTTTCTCAAGAATAGAACCACCAGAAGAACCAACGTGACGTGCACTATCGTCCTTTTGGAGCCCCAGGTGGTGGCTGTGGGGGTCTTCTTGGCCATTTTCATCTCGGTGGCCATCGTGGGGAACATTCTGGTCATTTTATCAGTGCTGTGCAACAGGCACTTAAGGACAGTCACTAACTTCTTTATTGTGAATCTGGCCATAGCTGACCTTCTGCTGGGGGTCGTTGTGCTGCCCTTCAGCGCCTCGCTGGAGGTGCTGGGCTGCTGGGTGTTTGGCCGGGCATTCTGCAACATCTGGGCAGCAGTGGATGTGCTGTGCTGCACGGCGTCCATCCTCAGCCTGTGCATCATCTCTGTGGACAGGTATGTTGGGGTCAAATACTGCCTGCGCTACCCCACCATCATGACAGAGAGGAAGGCAGGTGTCATCCTAGTGGTCATCTGGGTGGCATCTGCTGTCATCTCCATTGGTCCGCTCCTTGGTTGGAAAGAGCCACCGCCAGCTGACGAAAGTGTCTGCAGCATCACAGAGGAACCAGGCTATGCCCTGTTCTCTTCACTCTTTTCCTTCTACTTGCCACTATCTGTCATCCTGGTCATGTACTTTCGGGTGTATGTGGTGGCCCGACGAACCAGCCGGAGCTTGGAAGCCGGTGTGAAACGCGAGAGGGGCACCTCCACGGACGTGGTGCTGCGCATCCACTGCAGGAGCCTGCCTGAGGAGGCTCTGGAGCAGAGCCGCAGCCGGGGCAGGGGCCAGCCCTTTCGCAGCTCGCTCTCTGTGCGCCTCATGAAGTTCTCCAGAGAGAAGAAGGCAGCAAAAACCCTGGCTATCGTGGTTGGGATGTTCGTGCTGTGCTGGCTGCCGTTCTTCTTTGTGCTGCCTTTGG gctcttttttcccttcattGAAGCCTTCAGACATGGTGTTCAAGGTGATCTTCTGGCTGGGTTACTTCAACAGCTGCATCAACCCGGTCATCTACCCATGTTCCAGCAAAGAGTTCCAGCGGGCCTTCACCCGCCTGCTGCGCTGCCAGTGCCACCAGCGGCGTAGAGCTCTGCGCCGATTCTATGACCAGCGGTGGCGAACAGCCATTAAAGGCCCAGCCAGAGACTCCCGGGAAGAATACCAGGTGGGCCTACCCCTCCATGAATCCTGTGGAAGATCCTCTGTCTTTTCGTGCCGGAGCAAGGGCCGCTCCCTGGGTCTAAAGAGCTGGAGCTTCTTTCCTCCACTGCAGAAATCCTCCTTCCACTTGAAGGAGAAGATGAACAACTTGTCCAACAAAATCAAGAGCGGTGCAGGGAAAAGTTCCACGCCCGCACTGGGCAGGACCGAGATCGATACAGTGGCCATGGGGATTTATAGTGAGTGCGGAGAGCCAGCAGGCTACCAGATCTACGACCTCCCAGAATGCTACGGCCTGAAGGAGACAGATATCTAA
- the LOC108434381 gene encoding 5-hydroxytryptamine receptor 4, translating to MANSSEWLEDSNTSFVGDFEPCATVRSPSTRVAMYTFIIVGIFCTVVGNLLVVLAIAYFKQLQSHTNSFVMSLAVADFLVGLVVMPYSMVRTIEGCWHFGATFCQLHSSLDVMLCTASIFHLSCIAFDRYYAVCNPLVYTFKMSRSRVALLIVVCWAVPLLISFGPILLGLHKLGVDISLPENVCVFLVNRVYAVIASLVAFYLPMVSMLVAYWKIYKAAKRQAMQISAMEAQMAAGVGKDSSKKQKHRNSMRRERKAAQTLGIIMGVFLIFWLPFFTVNIVDPFIEYTTTGVIWDVFLWLGYVNSSLNPFLYGFFNRSFRRAFLLIMGCRICLPGSASGMDLSHSRKDANERTENQ from the coding sequence ATGGCAAACTCCTCTGAGTGGCTAGAGGACAGCAACACTTCATTTGTTGGCGATTTCGAACCATGTGCCACAGTGAGGAGCCCAAGCACTCGTGTAGCTATGTACACATTTATAATTGTCGGAATCTTCTGCACAGTGGTTGGCAACTTACTTGTGGTACTGGCCATTGCTTATTTCAAACAGCTACAATCTCACACCAACTCCTTTGTCATGTCACTAGCGGTGGCCGACTTTCTGGTGGGCTTGGTGGTAATGCCTTACAGCATGGTGAGGACTATTGAGGGCTGCTGGCACTTTGGTGCTACCTTCTGTCAGCTGCACTCCAGCCTGGATGTGATGCTGTGTACAGCGTCCATTTTCCACCTGAGTTGCATTGCTTTTGATCGTTACTATGCCGTCTGCAACCCACTGGTGTACACCTTCAAAATGTCCCGTAGCCGTGTGGCTTTGCTAATTGTAGTTTGCTGGGCTGTTCCCTTGCTCATCTCCTTTGGGCCCATCCTTCTTGGACTGCACAAGCTTGGAGTGGACATATCCTTGCctgagaatgtgtgtgtctttctggtGAATCGTGTTTATGCTGTCATAGCTTCACTGGTGGCTTTTTATCTGCCCATGGTCTCAATGCTAGTTGCCTACTGGAAGATCTACAAAGCGGCCAAGCGCCAAGCCATGCAGATCAGCGCCATGGAGGCTCAGATGGCAGCTGGAGTGGGGAAGGACTCCAGTAAGAAGCAGAAGCACCGCAACTCCATGAGGAGGGAGCGGAAGGCGGCCCAAACCCTGGGGATAATCATGGGCGTCTTCCTCATCTTCTGGTTGCCGTTCTTCACTGTGAACATAGTGGACCCGTTCATTGAGTACACTACTACAGGTGTAATATGGGACGTGTTCCTCTGGCTGGGATATGTGAACTCATCCTTGAACCCTTTCCTCTATGGTTTCTTTAACAGGTCGTTCCGCAGGGCTTTCCTACTGATCATGGGCTGCAGGATATGTCTGCCTGGCTCAGCCTCAGGCATGGACCTCTCTCACTCTAGGAAGGATGCCAATGAGCGTACAGAGAACCAATAG